The proteins below come from a single Zea mays cultivar B73 chromosome 8, Zm-B73-REFERENCE-NAM-5.0, whole genome shotgun sequence genomic window:
- the LOC100275965 gene encoding uncharacterized protein LOC100275965 — protein sequence MSQAQPPRSQAQWKHVKFQDNQANAMKEPGTGGYGYGTKNDKNKDVDTIASDFIKLKHKAWALQKSTTMYQPST from the coding sequence ATGTCTCAAGCCCAGCCCCCTCGTTCCCAAGCCCAGTGGAAACACGTTAAATTTCAGGATAACCAAGCTAATGCCATGAAGGAACCAGGAACCGGTGGGTATGGCTATGGGACGAAAAATGACAAGAATAAGGATGTGGATACAATAGCTTCGGACTTCATCAAGCTGAAGCACAAGGCTTGGGCACTCCAGAAGAGCACAACCATGTACCAACCTTCTACCTAA